One Deinococcus sp. LM3 genomic region harbors:
- the lepB gene encoding signal peptidase I gives MTPADPTPPTPPPAPRQTDSAWRRWVLGGLLPAYLITTFGATLARVDGDSMNDTLRTGDVLVLLKYPRWLRAWGLPGPYPRRGDLLIFKAPADSEYAFSSRLGVTYRPYNVKRVLGLPGDTVAIQDGQVILNGRPLAESYASEGFVADQPAQTVPPGKVWVMGDNRRLGASLDSRAYGPVDLRDAAGPADLRLWPRPGLVPR, from the coding sequence GTGACACCCGCCGACCCGACCCCGCCCACCCCGCCTCCCGCGCCGCGCCAGACGGACAGCGCGTGGCGGCGCTGGGTGCTGGGCGGCCTGCTGCCGGCCTACCTGATCACCACCTTCGGCGCGACCCTGGCCCGCGTGGACGGCGACTCCATGAACGACACCCTGCGAACCGGCGACGTGCTCGTGCTCCTGAAATACCCGCGCTGGCTGCGCGCCTGGGGATTGCCCGGCCCCTACCCGCGCCGGGGCGACCTGCTGATCTTCAAGGCGCCCGCCGACAGCGAGTACGCTTTCAGCTCGCGCCTGGGCGTGACCTACCGCCCCTACAACGTCAAACGCGTCCTGGGACTGCCGGGCGACACGGTCGCCATCCAGGACGGGCAGGTCATCCTGAACGGCCGTCCCCTGGCCGAAAGTTACGCCAGTGAAGGCTTCGTGGCCGACCAGCCGGCCCAGACCGTCCCGCCCGGCAAGGTGTGGGTGATGGGCGACAACCGCCGCCTGGGCGCCAGCCTGGACAGCCGCGCCTACGGCCCCGTGGACCTGCGGGACGCCGCCGGCCCCGCCGACCTGCGCCTGTGGCCCCGGCCCGGCCTGGTGCCGCGCTGA
- a CDS encoding FKBP-type peptidyl-prolyl cis-trans isomerase: MTAEGNGLKVEKYFEGNGAPAQAGKMVRVHYTGMLENGQKFDSSRDRGEPIEFPLGVGYVIQGWDQGIAQLNVGDKAKLTIPASLGYGAAGVPGVIPGGATLIFDVELVDVR, from the coding sequence ATGACTGCTGAAGGCAACGGATTGAAGGTCGAGAAGTATTTTGAGGGCAACGGAGCCCCGGCGCAGGCTGGCAAGATGGTGCGCGTGCACTACACCGGCATGCTGGAGAACGGGCAGAAGTTCGATTCCAGCCGTGACCGTGGCGAGCCGATCGAGTTCCCGCTGGGCGTGGGCTACGTGATCCAGGGCTGGGATCAGGGCATCGCGCAGCTGAACGTGGGCGACAAGGCCAAGCTGACCATCCCGGCCAGCCTGGGCTACGGCGCGGCGGGCGTTCCCGGCGTGATTCCCGGCGGCGCGACCCTGATCTTCGACGTGGAACTCGTCGACGTCCGCTGA
- a CDS encoding DeoR/GlpR family DNA-binding transcription regulator has translation MRRSEIVSLVKQHGELPVTELSKILGVSEVTVRSDLKVLADAGQVRRTRGSVRLPTDVRRESPLEETRLEHSAAKRRIGRAAAALIRDGETVFIDVGSTTTEVARAVSPTLQGVTVVTNGLNIALELERLPGVRVIVTGGTLRPLQHSLVSPYALDVLRHIHADRLFLGCNGVHAEHGVTNANHEEAEIKRVMVQQSREIVVVADHSKLGKISRALIAPTDRISTLVSDRSGPAPPPELRRAIPELHLV, from the coding sequence GTGCGCAGAAGCGAGATTGTCTCGCTCGTGAAACAACATGGCGAGTTGCCGGTTACGGAACTTTCGAAAATCCTGGGCGTGTCCGAGGTGACGGTCCGCAGTGACCTGAAAGTCCTGGCCGATGCCGGACAGGTCCGCCGCACCCGTGGCAGCGTCCGCCTGCCCACCGACGTGCGCCGCGAATCCCCCCTGGAAGAAACCCGGCTGGAACACAGCGCCGCCAAGCGCCGCATCGGGCGGGCCGCCGCCGCCCTGATCCGCGACGGCGAGACCGTGTTCATCGACGTGGGCAGCACCACCACCGAGGTAGCCCGCGCCGTCTCCCCCACCCTGCAGGGCGTGACGGTCGTCACGAACGGACTGAACATCGCGCTGGAACTCGAGCGGCTGCCCGGCGTGCGCGTCATCGTGACCGGCGGCACCCTGCGGCCCCTGCAGCACTCGCTGGTCAGTCCCTACGCGCTGGACGTGCTGCGGCACATTCACGCCGACCGGCTGTTCCTGGGCTGCAACGGCGTGCACGCCGAACACGGCGTGACGAACGCCAACCACGAGGAAGCCGAGATCAAACGCGTGATGGTGCAGCAGTCCCGCGAGATCGTGGTCGTCGCGGACCACAGCAAACTCGGCAAGATCAGCCGCGCGCTGATCGCGCCCACCGACCGCATCAGCACCCTCGTCAGCGACCGCAGCGGCCCCGCTCCACCCCCGGAACTGCGCCGCGCCATCCCGGAACTTCACCTCGTGTAG
- a CDS encoding sugar ABC transporter substrate-binding protein → MKKLALLTALALASAASAQSLSGTVTVWSWDAAAKALQSTIPSFNKKYPNVKVNVVDLGNQNVYDRGLAGCAAGGADMPDVYSIENNEAEVFWARFPNCFTDLNTLGADKLAKNFPAFKWTELMAGNKRFAMPWDSGPVVIFYRRDLYQQAGVNANAIKTWDDFIAAGKKVNAKFDGKVKMGVVANGQDDEWFRMLANQNNCFYFDNAGASVTVNKPGCVDALTTIKKLYDAQVVATGDWGGQITSFKAGRSASAMFGAWYEGTIRTNAPDQKGKWGVYPMPANKAGGVRAANLGGSALALPAGSKNKAAAYAFMENALATTNGQVTMLKSQGLVPSLLTATKDSYVKVAQPYWGNQKVWQTILDTLGDVPQARGTQYFQDARQVMIVVQADYIKGKYKTAKEALDDAAKKISSATGLPVAK, encoded by the coding sequence ATGAAGAAACTCGCACTGCTGACCGCCCTTGCCCTCGCCTCCGCCGCCTCGGCCCAGAGCCTGTCCGGTACCGTCACCGTCTGGTCCTGGGACGCCGCGGCCAAGGCCCTCCAGAGCACCATTCCCAGCTTCAACAAGAAGTACCCCAACGTGAAGGTCAACGTCGTCGACCTGGGCAACCAGAACGTGTACGACCGTGGTCTGGCCGGCTGCGCGGCCGGCGGCGCCGACATGCCCGACGTGTACTCCATCGAGAACAACGAGGCCGAAGTCTTCTGGGCGCGCTTCCCCAACTGCTTTACCGACCTGAACACCCTGGGCGCCGACAAGCTCGCCAAGAACTTCCCGGCCTTCAAGTGGACCGAACTGATGGCCGGTAACAAGCGCTTCGCGATGCCCTGGGATTCCGGCCCCGTCGTGATCTTCTACCGCCGTGACCTGTACCAGCAGGCCGGCGTGAACGCCAACGCCATCAAGACCTGGGACGACTTCATCGCCGCCGGCAAGAAGGTCAACGCCAAGTTCGACGGCAAGGTCAAGATGGGCGTCGTCGCCAACGGCCAGGACGACGAGTGGTTCCGCATGCTCGCCAACCAGAACAACTGCTTCTACTTCGACAACGCCGGCGCCAGCGTCACGGTCAACAAGCCCGGCTGCGTGGACGCCCTGACCACCATCAAGAAACTGTACGACGCGCAGGTCGTCGCGACCGGCGACTGGGGCGGCCAGATCACGTCCTTCAAGGCGGGCCGCAGCGCCAGCGCCATGTTCGGCGCGTGGTACGAGGGCACCATCCGCACGAACGCCCCGGACCAGAAGGGCAAGTGGGGCGTGTACCCCATGCCCGCCAACAAGGCCGGTGGCGTGCGCGCCGCGAACCTGGGTGGCAGCGCCCTGGCCCTGCCCGCAGGCAGCAAGAACAAGGCCGCCGCGTACGCCTTCATGGAGAACGCCCTGGCCACCACGAACGGTCAGGTGACCATGCTCAAGAGCCAGGGTCTGGTGCCCAGCCTGCTCACGGCCACCAAGGACTCCTACGTGAAGGTCGCGCAGCCGTACTGGGGGAACCAGAAGGTCTGGCAGACCATCCTCGACACGCTGGGCGACGTACCCCAGGCGCGCGGCACCCAGTACTTCCAGGACGCCCGTCAGGTCATGATCGTGGTGCAGGCCGATTACATCAAGGGCAAGTACAAGACCGCCAAGGAGGCCCTGGACGACGCCGCCAAGAAGATCTCCAGCGCCACCGGCCTGCCGGTCGCCAAGTAA
- a CDS encoding sugar ABC transporter permease produces MTTVPQPPAPPRAVRKAGWWARTPKAPYLFILPYLLIFMTFWAWPIISSFLMSFKDSRLGETAPFGLANWSRLVQDEFFRTALRNTLVILVIQVPLMLSLATVLAVALNSKLLKAAGWFRFAFFAPLVVGTVAYSAVFRLLFNTDFGMVNRGLTGLGLPAVDWLNQSGPAMTVLILAMTWRWTGYNAIILLAGLQGISEDVYEAASIDGATPWQQFWKITLPLLRPSLLFCLVLSVIGTLQLFTEPALITNSGPGNSTMTLGTYLYQQGFRSFNFGYASAIAYTVAAIAAIFSVVQLRLFGRDE; encoded by the coding sequence ATGACCACAGTTCCGCAGCCACCCGCCCCACCCCGAGCCGTCCGGAAAGCAGGCTGGTGGGCCCGCACGCCCAAGGCCCCCTACCTGTTCATCCTGCCCTACCTGCTGATCTTCATGACCTTCTGGGCGTGGCCGATCATCAGCTCGTTCCTGATGAGCTTCAAGGACTCGCGCCTGGGCGAGACCGCTCCCTTCGGACTGGCGAACTGGTCGCGTCTGGTGCAGGACGAGTTCTTCCGCACGGCGCTGCGCAACACCCTGGTCATCCTGGTGATTCAGGTGCCGCTGATGCTGTCGCTGGCGACGGTGCTGGCCGTGGCCCTGAACAGCAAACTCCTGAAGGCCGCCGGGTGGTTCCGGTTCGCGTTCTTCGCGCCGCTGGTCGTGGGGACCGTGGCGTACTCGGCGGTGTTCCGCCTGCTGTTCAACACGGACTTCGGCATGGTCAACCGTGGCCTGACTGGCCTGGGCCTGCCCGCCGTGGACTGGCTGAACCAGTCCGGGCCGGCCATGACGGTGCTGATCCTCGCCATGACGTGGCGCTGGACCGGCTACAACGCCATCATCCTGCTCGCGGGCCTGCAGGGCATCAGCGAGGACGTGTACGAGGCGGCCAGCATCGACGGGGCCACGCCCTGGCAGCAGTTCTGGAAGATCACGCTGCCGCTGCTGCGCCCCAGCCTGCTGTTCTGCCTGGTGCTCAGCGTGATCGGCACGCTGCAACTGTTCACGGAACCGGCGCTGATCACGAACAGCGGCCCCGGCAACTCCACCATGACGCTCGGCACGTACCTGTACCAGCAGGGCTTCCGCTCCTTCAACTTCGGGTACGCCAGCGCGATCGCGTACACCGTCGCGGCCATCGCGGCGATCTTCAGCGTGGTGCAACTGCGCCTGTTCGGGAGGGACGAATGA
- a CDS encoding carbohydrate ABC transporter permease produces the protein MTTAMQAPKEKAGVKARNRIKAFWLHLALIPLAALFLAPLWMMAVFSTHPESAIFSANPPLWFGGSFGENFRGLQADTNFLRALLNSVVIASLYTVFSMLLTSMGGYAFAKFDFPGKSWLFGLILATLTIPTFVTIIPQFIMVARDMQISNTYWAVILPTLANTIGIFYMRQAFQTVPTDLLNAARIDGASEWRTFWQIALPVVRPAMAALAILLFLASWNDYLWPLLVLTNKDSYTMPVALGTLIGLTRVSWGGIMVGTAIATIPFLMLFLALQRHFVAGIAGGAVKD, from the coding sequence ATGACGACCGCCATGCAGGCACCCAAGGAGAAGGCGGGCGTGAAGGCCCGTAACCGCATCAAGGCCTTCTGGCTGCACCTGGCCCTGATTCCGCTGGCGGCGCTGTTCCTGGCCCCGCTGTGGATGATGGCGGTGTTCAGCACGCACCCGGAAAGCGCGATCTTCAGCGCGAACCCGCCCCTGTGGTTCGGCGGGTCGTTCGGGGAGAACTTCCGGGGACTCCAGGCCGACACGAACTTCCTGCGGGCGCTGCTGAACTCGGTGGTGATCGCGTCGCTGTACACGGTGTTCAGCATGCTGCTGACCTCCATGGGCGGGTACGCGTTCGCGAAGTTCGATTTCCCCGGCAAGAGCTGGCTGTTCGGGCTGATCCTGGCGACGCTGACCATCCCGACGTTCGTGACGATCATCCCGCAGTTCATCATGGTGGCGCGCGACATGCAGATCTCGAACACGTACTGGGCGGTGATCCTGCCGACCCTGGCGAACACCATCGGGATCTTCTACATGCGTCAGGCGTTCCAGACGGTCCCGACCGACCTGCTGAACGCCGCGCGCATCGACGGGGCCAGCGAGTGGCGCACCTTCTGGCAGATCGCGCTGCCGGTCGTGCGGCCCGCCATGGCGGCGCTGGCGATCCTGCTGTTCCTGGCCTCCTGGAACGATTACCTGTGGCCGCTGCTGGTGCTGACCAACAAGGACAGTTACACCATGCCGGTGGCGCTGGGCACCCTGATCGGCCTGACGCGCGTGTCGTGGGGCGGGATCATGGTGGGCACGGCGATCGCCACCATTCCGTTCCTGATGCTGTTCCTGGCGTTGCAGCGGCACTTCGTGGCGGGCATCGCGGGCGGCGCGGTCAAGGACTGA
- a CDS encoding beta-galactosidase: MTQADAHPFHLLLGTCDYPEHVPQDRPPVYARTQRDLGLSFVRLAEFAWSRLEPLPGTFEWGWLDDAIEAYHAEGLRVVLCTPTPTPPAWLIRAHPEILAFDDQGRVREFGSRRHYDFASPVFREHSRRITRAIAERYGQHPAVAGWQTDNEFGCHATSRSYGGASAARFPEWLRAKYGTLDALNAAWGNVFWSMEYTDWAQVRPPILTVTEVNPSHVLDYNRFASDMIREFQAEQVELLRELSPGRFVTHNFMIFESGFDHYDVARGLDFVTWDNYPTGMLELFAPPGIGEDLKTRYARTGHPDLVGFNHDLYRGLLSGGERLGRDGAGTPNGPWVMEQQCGQVNWAPYNPMPADGAVALWTAQAWAHGADVVSYFRWRAATMAQEVMHSGLLRHDETPDRGFEEVAALDQTAFPVGPVPARVALLHDYESLWIYDQQPHAQGLNYWTQTVTYYMALRRLGIDVDVIHADADLSAYAVVVAPAITLVSAERAARWTDAVNAGARLVCGPRTAFRTPGGETWPDGQFGPLSELVGARLLQYDSLRPTLPQTVSGAGEGDLGGTFEASTWAESYRLNGAQALAHYRGGPLDGQAAVIRRGNVTVIGAHSDSLIGAVLEGVLGAAGVPVLPVPEGVRVSRRAGKLLVQNWNPEAVDWNGTTLPPVSFVVRPDDAGQPLEGEQDA; this comes from the coding sequence ATGACCCAAGCTGACGCACACCCCTTCCATCTTCTTCTCGGCACCTGCGATTACCCGGAGCATGTTCCACAGGACCGCCCCCCGGTGTACGCGCGGACGCAGCGCGACCTGGGCCTGAGTTTCGTGCGACTGGCCGAGTTCGCCTGGAGCCGTCTGGAACCGCTTCCCGGTACCTTCGAGTGGGGCTGGCTGGACGACGCCATCGAGGCGTACCACGCCGAGGGCCTGCGGGTGGTGTTGTGCACGCCCACGCCCACCCCGCCCGCGTGGCTGATCCGCGCGCACCCGGAGATCCTGGCGTTCGACGATCAGGGCCGCGTGCGCGAGTTCGGGTCGCGGCGGCACTACGATTTCGCGTCGCCGGTCTTCCGTGAGCACTCGCGGCGCATCACGCGGGCCATCGCGGAGCGGTACGGGCAGCACCCGGCCGTGGCCGGCTGGCAGACCGACAACGAGTTCGGGTGTCACGCCACCAGCCGCAGCTACGGCGGGGCGAGCGCCGCGCGCTTTCCGGAGTGGCTGCGCGCGAAGTACGGCACGCTGGACGCCCTGAACGCCGCGTGGGGCAACGTGTTCTGGAGCATGGAGTACACCGACTGGGCGCAGGTCCGGCCGCCGATCCTGACCGTGACGGAGGTGAACCCGTCGCACGTGCTGGACTACAACCGCTTCGCGTCGGACATGATCCGTGAGTTCCAGGCCGAGCAGGTCGAGCTGCTGCGCGAGCTGTCGCCGGGCCGGTTCGTCACGCACAACTTCATGATCTTCGAGTCGGGCTTCGACCATTACGACGTGGCGCGCGGCCTGGATTTCGTGACCTGGGACAACTACCCGACCGGGATGCTGGAACTGTTCGCGCCGCCCGGCATCGGCGAGGACCTCAAGACCCGCTACGCGCGGACCGGGCATCCGGACCTCGTGGGCTTCAATCACGACCTGTACCGGGGTCTGCTGAGCGGAGGGGAGCGTCTGGGCCGCGACGGGGCGGGCACGCCGAACGGCCCGTGGGTCATGGAGCAGCAGTGCGGTCAGGTGAACTGGGCGCCGTACAACCCCATGCCCGCTGACGGTGCGGTGGCGTTATGGACGGCGCAGGCGTGGGCGCACGGCGCGGACGTCGTGAGTTACTTCCGCTGGCGCGCGGCGACCATGGCGCAGGAAGTCATGCATTCGGGCCTGCTGCGCCACGACGAGACGCCGGACCGGGGCTTCGAGGAGGTCGCGGCGCTGGACCAGACCGCCTTCCCGGTGGGGCCGGTCCCGGCGCGCGTGGCGCTGCTGCACGATTACGAGAGCCTGTGGATCTACGATCAGCAGCCGCACGCGCAGGGCCTGAACTACTGGACGCAGACCGTCACGTACTACATGGCGCTGCGCCGCCTGGGCATCGACGTGGACGTGATTCACGCCGACGCGGACCTGAGTGCTTACGCGGTCGTGGTCGCGCCGGCCATCACGCTGGTCAGCGCCGAGCGCGCGGCGCGCTGGACGGACGCCGTGAACGCGGGCGCGCGGCTGGTGTGCGGGCCGCGCACGGCGTTCCGCACGCCCGGCGGGGAAACCTGGCCGGACGGGCAGTTCGGGCCGCTGTCGGAACTGGTGGGGGCGCGCCTGTTGCAGTACGACAGCCTACGGCCCACGCTGCCGCAGACCGTGAGCGGCGCAGGCGAAGGCGACCTGGGTGGCACCTTCGAGGCGTCCACCTGGGCGGAAAGTTACCGCCTGAATGGCGCGCAGGCGCTGGCGCACTACCGGGGCGGCCCGCTGGACGGTCAGGCGGCCGTGATCCGGCGCGGGAACGTGACTGTGATCGGCGCGCACAGCGACTCCCTGATCGGGGCGGTGCTGGAGGGGGTGCTGGGCGCGGCGGGCGTGCCGGTGCTGCCGGTGCCCGAGGGCGTGCGCGTGTCGCGCCGCGCCGGGAAGCTGCTGGTGCAGAACTGGAATCCGGAGGCCGTGGACTGGAACGGGACCACGCTGCCGCCGGTGAGTTTCGTGGTGCGGCCGGACGACGCAGGCCAGCCGCTGGAAGGAGAGCAGGATGCATAA
- a CDS encoding glycoside hydrolase family 36 protein: MHKWTVNEAPEGLKVLISGFQSWSEAELQPLTARQVAPSYHWQVEQGHDPGFAPGGEAGVWRSHTVLALAREDGSGWVGGALDATRTFVQWEARAQGDHVTVTCRLEGPEVGVLWEETPDVIATLEAHAAQLGSAMHARTPAPLRVWCSWYSYYRAVTLDAMLDNARLAREQGLDFDVFQLDDGFQADLGDWELPSAHFGGHARDLPERLRALGFTPGIWLAPFLASPTSQLFAQHPDWMLRGEDGRPLPVGQNWGGPYYALDTTHPEVLTWLRNLGATVRGWGYTYLKIDFLYGASLPGVRHDPSVGRAGAYRMGIEAFREGAGPDAFILGCGAPLAQSVGVVDAMRTGPDVAPIWDEESRRVWLGDATGPSARNALHTALSRWYQSAWYQPDPDVAICRRELSMLSTPEREAIAGMLDVIGGLRASSDPIALLNDEGLDLLRRCLKVSTPDRPVSLSLRGGAAVTHFSRGEFNLTDRSAPDAQGRPLPPHSYREAQK, encoded by the coding sequence ATGCATAAGTGGACGGTGAACGAGGCCCCGGAGGGCCTGAAGGTGCTGATCAGCGGGTTCCAGTCCTGGAGTGAGGCGGAGTTGCAGCCCCTGACGGCGCGGCAGGTGGCCCCGTCGTACCACTGGCAGGTCGAGCAGGGGCACGATCCGGGCTTCGCGCCGGGCGGCGAGGCGGGCGTGTGGCGCAGTCATACCGTGCTGGCCCTGGCCCGCGAGGACGGCAGCGGCTGGGTCGGCGGGGCGCTGGACGCGACGCGCACCTTCGTGCAGTGGGAGGCCCGCGCGCAGGGCGATCACGTGACCGTCACCTGCCGCCTGGAAGGCCCGGAGGTCGGGGTGCTGTGGGAAGAAACGCCGGACGTGATCGCCACGCTGGAGGCGCACGCGGCGCAGCTGGGATCGGCCATGCACGCCCGGACGCCCGCGCCGCTGCGGGTGTGGTGCTCGTGGTACTCGTACTACCGCGCCGTGACGCTGGACGCCATGCTGGACAACGCCCGGCTGGCCCGCGAGCAGGGCCTGGACTTCGACGTGTTCCAGCTCGACGACGGTTTCCAGGCGGACCTGGGCGACTGGGAACTGCCGTCGGCGCACTTCGGCGGGCACGCCCGTGACCTGCCGGAGCGGTTGCGGGCGCTGGGGTTCACGCCGGGCATCTGGCTCGCGCCGTTCCTGGCGTCCCCGACCTCGCAGCTGTTCGCGCAGCACCCGGACTGGATGCTGCGTGGCGAGGACGGCCGGCCGCTCCCGGTCGGGCAGAACTGGGGCGGGCCGTACTACGCGCTGGACACCACCCACCCGGAGGTGCTGACGTGGCTGCGGAACCTGGGCGCGACCGTGCGCGGCTGGGGGTACACGTACCTGAAGATCGACTTCCTGTACGGCGCGTCGCTGCCCGGTGTGCGACACGACCCCAGCGTGGGCCGCGCCGGGGCGTACCGCATGGGCATCGAGGCCTTCCGTGAGGGGGCCGGGCCGGACGCGTTCATCCTGGGGTGCGGCGCGCCGCTCGCGCAGAGCGTCGGCGTGGTGGACGCCATGCGCACCGGGCCGGACGTGGCGCCCATCTGGGACGAGGAGTCCCGGCGGGTGTGGCTGGGCGACGCGACCGGCCCCAGCGCCCGCAACGCGCTGCACACCGCCCTGAGCCGCTGGTATCAGAGCGCGTGGTACCAGCCGGACCCGGACGTGGCGATCTGTCGCCGCGAACTGAGCATGCTGAGCACGCCCGAACGCGAGGCGATCGCCGGGATGCTGGACGTGATCGGCGGTCTGCGCGCCAGCAGCGACCCCATCGCGCTGCTGAACGACGAGGGCCTGGACCTGCTGCGCCGCTGCCTCAAGGTGAGCACGCCGGACCGTCCGGTCAGCCTGAGCCTGCGGGGCGGGGCGGCCGTGACTCACTTCTCGCGCGGCGAGTTCAACCTGACCGACCGGTCCGCGCCGGACGCCCAGGGCCGACCGCTGCCCCCCCACTCTTACCGTGAGGCCCAGAAATGA
- the galT gene encoding galactose-1-phosphate uridylyltransferase: MTTHTEAPAALHAQDFTKPDGRALTLYGLEPVEVTSEIPSPSPDPVDARPLMRWHPLRGEWVMYAAHRMGRTFLPPPEYNPLAPTSDPAHPTELPQGRYDIAVFDNRFPSLTLNAPTPPQGPAGTRAGVGKCEVVVFSQSAQGRLSDLTDAQVDLLLGVWADRTTRLAGTGQIHSVLAFENRGVEVGVTLHHPHGQIYAYDHVPPVQARMTAQMEAYHAQNGRPWLSDFVEGERESGERIVHDDGDSLSVVPPFARYTFETWVMPTRPVSLLSDLSGTERASLARTLKDALLRLDGLFGVRMPYLLTVHQAPLDGPHPAFPLHIEIYPYLRAPGRMKYLAGTEQGAGEFANDKFPEAAAAELRAVSPTAGENL; this comes from the coding sequence ATGACCACCCATACCGAGGCCCCCGCCGCCCTGCACGCGCAGGACTTCACGAAACCCGACGGGCGCGCCCTGACGCTGTACGGCCTGGAGCCGGTCGAGGTGACCAGCGAGATTCCCAGCCCCAGCCCGGACCCCGTGGACGCCCGCCCGCTGATGCGCTGGCACCCGCTGCGCGGCGAGTGGGTCATGTACGCCGCGCACCGCATGGGGCGCACGTTCCTGCCGCCGCCCGAGTACAACCCGCTGGCCCCCACCAGTGATCCCGCGCACCCCACGGAACTGCCGCAGGGCCGGTACGACATCGCGGTGTTCGACAACCGCTTTCCCAGCCTGACCCTGAACGCACCCACGCCGCCGCAGGGCCCGGCCGGGACGCGCGCGGGCGTGGGTAAGTGCGAGGTCGTGGTGTTCAGCCAGAGCGCCCAGGGCCGCCTGAGTGACCTGACGGACGCGCAGGTGGACCTGCTGCTGGGCGTGTGGGCCGACCGCACCACGCGGCTGGCGGGCACGGGGCAGATTCACAGTGTCCTGGCCTTCGAAAACCGGGGCGTGGAGGTCGGCGTGACGCTGCACCACCCGCACGGGCAGATCTACGCCTACGATCACGTACCGCCCGTGCAGGCCCGCATGACCGCGCAGATGGAGGCGTACCACGCGCAGAACGGCCGCCCGTGGCTCTCGGACTTCGTGGAGGGCGAGCGGGAGAGTGGCGAGCGGATCGTCCACGACGACGGCGACTCCCTGAGCGTCGTGCCGCCGTTCGCGCGCTACACCTTCGAGACGTGGGTCATGCCCACCCGCCCGGTCAGTCTGCTGTCCGACCTGAGCGGCACGGAGCGCGCCAGCCTCGCCCGCACCCTGAAGGACGCCCTGCTGCGCCTGGACGGGCTGTTCGGCGTGCGGATGCCGTACCTGCTGACGGTGCATCAGGCGCCGCTGGACGGGCCGCACCCGGCGTTCCCGCTGCACATCGAGATCTACCCGTACCTGCGCGCGCCGGGCCGCATGAAATACCTCGCCGGGACCGAGCAGGGCGCCGGGGAGTTCGCGAACGACAAATTCCCGGAGGCGGCCGCCGCCGAACTGCGCGCCGTCTCCCCCACCGCCGGAGAGAACCTGTGA
- the galK gene encoding galactokinase — protein MSTPTTPENLPTFEQHFGRAPQVTASAPGRVNLLGEHTDYQGGFVLPTAIPQVTTVALGPNGTREHRVFAADLNEQSVFPVGGNAQDGFARYVAGALALGGAPDGLDVHVTSNVPMGAGLSSSAALEVAVLRGLRDLGILDASDERIALIAQRVEHEFVGVQCGIMDQMASSVANSATMLLLDTRSLERHLLPLPAGAEVLVIDSGVPRKLAESGYNERRAQVEEAARLLGVTELRDVQDPQSVEALPHPLRERARHVVSENARVQAALAADVDAARFGVLMNASHASLRDDYAVSHPRVDELVALLQAHPDVFGARMTGAGFGGAVVALVRAGQAGAVAQATLAQYGPEGRQVVP, from the coding sequence GTGAGCACCCCCACTACCCCTGAGAACCTCCCGACCTTCGAGCAGCACTTCGGCCGCGCGCCGCAGGTGACGGCGTCCGCACCGGGCCGCGTGAACCTGCTGGGCGAACACACCGACTACCAGGGCGGGTTCGTACTGCCCACCGCCATCCCGCAGGTGACGACCGTGGCCCTGGGTCCCAACGGCACGCGCGAGCACCGCGTGTTCGCCGCCGACCTGAACGAACAGAGCGTCTTCCCGGTCGGCGGGAACGCCCAGGATGGCTTTGCGCGCTACGTGGCGGGCGCGCTGGCGCTGGGCGGCGCGCCGGACGGACTGGACGTGCACGTCACGTCGAACGTGCCGATGGGCGCGGGCCTGAGCAGCAGCGCCGCGCTGGAAGTCGCGGTCCTGCGCGGCCTGCGCGACCTGGGCATCCTGGACGCCAGCGACGAACGCATCGCCCTGATCGCGCAGCGCGTCGAGCACGAGTTCGTGGGCGTGCAGTGCGGCATCATGGACCAGATGGCCAGCTCGGTGGCGAACAGCGCGACCATGCTGCTGCTCGACACCCGCAGTCTGGAACGCCATCTGCTGCCCCTGCCCGCCGGGGCCGAGGTGCTGGTCATCGACAGCGGCGTGCCGCGCAAACTCGCGGAGAGCGGGTACAACGAACGCCGCGCGCAGGTCGAGGAGGCCGCCCGGCTGCTGGGCGTGACCGAACTGCGCGACGTGCAGGACCCCCAGAGCGTGGAGGCACTGCCCCACCCGCTGCGCGAGCGGGCGCGGCACGTGGTCAGCGAGAACGCCCGCGTGCAGGCCGCGCTGGCCGCCGACGTGGACGCCGCGCGGTTCGGCGTGCTGATGAACGCCAGCCACGCCAGCCTGCGCGACGATTACGCGGTCAGCCACCCGCGCGTGGATGAACTCGTGGCGCTACTTCAGGCGCACCCGGACGTGTTCGGGGCGCGCATGACCGGCGCGGGCTTCGGCGGGGCGGTCGTGGCGCTCGTGCGGGCCGGGCAGGCCGGTGCGGTCGCGCAGGCCACGCTGGCGCAGTACGGTCCCGAGGGACGGCAGGTCGTTCCCTGA